A single window of Anaerocolumna chitinilytica DNA harbors:
- a CDS encoding ComEC/Rec2 family competence protein — MKNKTNNTKNRYLKYLFVTLLFLSALSGCSSSIGNNTAKDSNLKVMYLDVGQGDSILIESGEDAMLIDAGEVEEGDKVVSILEKEHINELKYIIGTHPHSDHIGGLEKVIKSCDTDEIFLSNVAYSSKTYDNLCKLIKKKDIKKTLPAAGNTYTLGDASFTFVTPLDKDYGDNINNYSLGIRLINGKNSFLFTGDLEEDAEKDLVASKREIEADVLKVNHHGSSTSSCLEFLRAVDPVYAIISVGKGNTYGHPAAATLANLEEEDIQTYRTDVAGTIIITSDGKNLSFKTEGKQESEAADKNNQVVYITEKGTKYHRAGCQYLKGNYRSLSLKKAKEEGYEPCSICKPDPNIK, encoded by the coding sequence ATGAAAAATAAAACGAATAATACTAAAAATAGGTATCTTAAATATCTTTTCGTTACGCTGCTTTTTTTATCCGCCTTAAGCGGTTGCTCTTCAAGTATAGGGAATAATACTGCAAAAGACAGTAACTTAAAGGTTATGTATCTGGACGTGGGACAGGGGGACTCTATTTTAATTGAAAGTGGTGAAGATGCTATGCTTATCGATGCCGGGGAAGTTGAAGAAGGGGATAAGGTCGTAAGCATATTAGAGAAAGAACATATAAATGAGCTTAAATACATAATTGGAACGCATCCTCATAGCGACCACATCGGAGGCTTAGAAAAAGTAATTAAAAGCTGCGATACAGATGAGATATTTCTAAGCAATGTTGCATACAGTTCAAAAACATATGATAATTTGTGTAAACTAATAAAAAAGAAAGATATAAAAAAAACTCTGCCCGCTGCCGGTAATACTTATACGCTGGGAGATGCTTCCTTTACTTTTGTCACCCCTCTTGATAAAGATTATGGAGATAATATTAATAACTACTCTTTGGGAATACGACTTATCAATGGTAAGAATTCTTTTCTGTTTACCGGCGACTTGGAAGAAGATGCAGAAAAGGATTTAGTAGCTAGCAAAAGAGAGATTGAAGCGGATGTATTAAAAGTAAATCATCATGGTTCTTCCACCAGCAGCTGTTTGGAATTTCTTAGAGCGGTAGACCCTGTCTATGCAATAATTTCTGTAGGCAAAGGAAATACCTATGGACATCCGGCAGCAGCCACTCTTGCAAACCTTGAAGAGGAGGATATTCAAACCTATCGTACGGATGTGGCAGGAACCATTATAATTACCAGTGACGGTAAAAACTTATCATTTAAAACGGAAGGTAAACAAGAATCAGAGGCAGCAGATAAAAACAATCAAGTAGTGTATATCACAGAGAAAGGTACAAAATACCACAGAGCAGGATGCCAATATTTGAAGGGAAACTACAGGTCTTTATCGCTAAAAAAGGCAAAAGAGGAAGGATATGAGCCTTGTAGTATCTGTAAACCTGACCCTAATATCAAATAA
- the murA gene encoding UDP-N-acetylglucosamine 1-carboxyvinyltransferase yields MTYIEIMGGKKLSGEVNIQGSKNTVLPILAATLLINGVTKLKHCPKILDVEHMIKILIEIGCTVTWEGTSVIVDTRGLNTEVVPTDLVKKMRSSIILLGALLGRSHRAVVSYPGGCTIGARPINFHLDAFQQMNVSLEEEDGLITCVTNGIKGADIYLPSPSVGATENVILAGVLGHGKTRIFQAAREPEILELCKFLNSAGAKIYGAGTSRIEIVGVSSLHQTEYTAPSDRIVAGTYLAAAAGTGGDITLKGIGCGSLYAVIQTLREIGCHIRCQQDSITLHSDGVIKAVPEIKTAPYPGFPTDMQSQIMSVLLKASGSSKIIEEIFEGRYQNVPEQARFGAQICLQDRVAFITGVPVLKASEVSAGELRGGAALVIAGLMAEGKTIVKNPYHIQRGYEDICRDLRALGAQIEYKED; encoded by the coding sequence ATGACATATATTGAGATTATGGGTGGTAAAAAGCTAAGCGGTGAGGTTAACATACAAGGTTCTAAAAATACGGTTTTACCTATTTTAGCAGCGACATTATTAATTAATGGAGTCACGAAGTTAAAACATTGTCCGAAGATACTGGATGTAGAGCACATGATCAAGATACTGATAGAAATCGGCTGTACTGTTACCTGGGAAGGTACCTCTGTTATAGTGGATACCAGAGGGTTAAACACGGAAGTCGTGCCTACAGATTTGGTAAAGAAAATGCGTTCTTCCATCATATTATTGGGAGCACTTCTTGGCAGAAGCCACCGGGCAGTAGTATCGTATCCGGGAGGTTGTACCATAGGAGCCAGACCAATTAATTTTCATCTTGATGCATTTCAGCAAATGAATGTTAGTCTGGAAGAAGAGGACGGGCTGATTACCTGTGTAACTAACGGTATTAAGGGAGCAGACATCTATTTGCCCTCTCCCAGTGTTGGTGCTACGGAAAATGTAATTCTGGCTGGTGTTTTAGGCCATGGAAAGACTAGAATCTTTCAGGCAGCCAGAGAACCGGAAATATTGGAACTATGCAAGTTTTTAAATTCTGCAGGAGCTAAAATCTATGGAGCCGGCACAAGCAGAATCGAAATTGTAGGAGTATCCTCCCTGCATCAGACGGAATATACGGCACCTTCAGATCGCATCGTAGCAGGTACTTATCTGGCAGCCGCCGCCGGTACCGGCGGAGATATTACATTAAAAGGAATAGGCTGCGGAAGTCTCTATGCAGTCATTCAAACATTACGAGAAATTGGATGTCATATACGGTGTCAGCAAGATTCCATTACTCTCCATTCAGATGGCGTTATCAAGGCTGTTCCGGAAATTAAAACGGCTCCATATCCGGGATTTCCAACAGATATGCAGTCGCAGATTATGTCAGTGCTTTTAAAAGCTTCTGGCAGCAGTAAGATTATTGAAGAAATATTTGAAGGCAGATATCAGAATGTACCGGAACAGGCCAGATTCGGTGCGCAGATATGTTTACAAGACAGAGTAGCTTTTATTACTGGTGTTCCTGTTCTAAAAGCATCTGAGGTATCTGCAGGTGAATTAAGGGGGGGAGCAGCACTGGTGATAGCGGGTCTTATGGCAGAGGGAAAAACCATTGTCAAAAATCCTTATCATATACAGAGGGGTTATGAGGATATATGCAGAGATTTAAGAGCTTTGGGAGCGCAGATTGAATATAAAGAAGATTAG
- the sigG gene encoding RNA polymerase sporulation sigma factor SigG produces MALYKVEICGVNTSKLPLLNNSEKEELFKRILEGDKEARELYIKGNLRLVLSIIQRFSGSNENVDDLFQIGCIGLMKAIDNFDITQNVKFSTYAVPMIIGEIRRYLRDNNSIRVSRSLRDTAYKAIYTKEALLKKNDKEPTVVEIAAEIGISKEDVVYALDAIQSPVSLYEPVYSEGGDTLYIMDQVSDKKNKEENWVEEIALKEALSKLSERERGIIELRFYEGKTQMEVAKEICISQAQVSRLEKSALKNMKNYLNQ; encoded by the coding sequence ATGGCTCTTTATAAGGTAGAAATATGTGGTGTAAATACATCGAAATTGCCATTACTGAACAATAGTGAAAAGGAAGAATTATTTAAACGCATTTTAGAAGGAGATAAAGAGGCAAGGGAATTGTATATAAAGGGTAATCTGCGTCTTGTACTTAGTATAATTCAAAGATTTTCAGGCAGCAATGAAAATGTTGATGATTTATTTCAAATAGGTTGTATCGGCCTTATGAAAGCAATAGATAACTTCGATATCACCCAGAATGTGAAATTCTCCACCTATGCAGTCCCAATGATTATCGGGGAGATCAGAAGGTATCTAAGGGATAATAATAGCATAAGAGTAAGCCGTTCTTTAAGAGATACAGCCTATAAAGCTATCTACACGAAAGAAGCCCTGCTGAAGAAAAATGACAAAGAGCCAACGGTTGTAGAAATAGCAGCTGAAATCGGAATTTCAAAAGAAGATGTAGTGTATGCATTAGATGCCATTCAGAGCCCGGTATCATTATATGAACCTGTATATTCAGAAGGCGGTGATACTCTCTATATAATGGACCAAGTCAGTGACAAAAAGAATAAAGAAGAGAACTGGGTGGAAGAAATCGCATTAAAAGAAGCTCTTTCTAAGTTGTCCGAGCGGGAAAGAGGGATTATTGAGCTGCGCTTTTATGAGGGTAAGACCCAAATGGAAGTCGCAAAAGAAATCTGTATTTCACAGGCACAGGTATCAAGACTTGAGAAATCTGCTCTTAAGAATATGAAGAATTATTTGAATCAATAA
- a CDS encoding YlmC/YmxH family sporulation protein: MRLCELRQKEVINCRDGERLGYVCDLDFDVNTGIITHIIVPGPCKIWGIIGRDTEYVINYNCIKQIGTDVILVDIDAEKVLIKSAYV; this comes from the coding sequence ATGAGACTGTGTGAATTAAGGCAAAAGGAAGTTATTAACTGCAGAGACGGAGAGCGGCTTGGCTATGTCTGTGACTTGGATTTCGATGTTAATACAGGTATAATTACTCATATAATTGTCCCCGGCCCCTGTAAAATCTGGGGTATTATCGGAAGGGACACAGAGTATGTTATTAATTATAACTGTATAAAACAAATTGGAACGGATGTAATTCTTGTTGATATTGATGCGGAAAAAGTTCTTATTAAATCTGCATATGTATAA
- the murD gene encoding UDP-N-acetylmuramoyl-L-alanine--D-glutamate ligase, with product MKLDNKTVLVFGTGLSGISAVGFLQDITKNIIVYDTNSKLEAELVREKLPENFFGEIILGDLAEEYLNKIDLAVLSPGVPTDLPVVNRMRDNSIPIWGEIELAYYKAQGKIAAITGTNGKTTTTSLVGDIMKNFYQEVFVVGNIGIPYTDVSKNTTKDSVTVIEMSSFQLETIIDFKPNVSAILNITPDHLNRHHTMENYIAAKLAITKNQGTEDVCILNYEDEVLREAGKVLKTNVMYFSSLRKLDKGIYLDGDNIVYNDGNTSQVIVDVTQMNIFGRHSYENTMAAIGIAISLQVPYECINKAVREFVAIEHRIEFVTTKNGVKYYNDSKGTNPDASIKAIESMPSPTCLIAGGYDKGSEYDEWVDAFGEKIKALILIGQTKDKIEAAARAHGFTEIYKVESLEEAVVTCYKLSQEGDCVLLSPACASWDMFPNYEERGRLFKEYVRNL from the coding sequence ATGAAACTAGATAATAAAACAGTGTTGGTATTTGGAACAGGACTTAGTGGTATATCGGCAGTTGGTTTTTTACAGGATATAACGAAGAATATCATCGTATATGATACAAATTCCAAACTGGAGGCAGAACTGGTCAGAGAAAAGCTCCCCGAGAATTTCTTCGGTGAAATTATTTTAGGAGATTTAGCAGAGGAATATTTAAATAAAATAGACCTTGCTGTTCTTAGCCCGGGAGTACCAACAGATCTTCCTGTTGTGAATAGAATGAGAGATAACAGTATCCCTATCTGGGGAGAAATAGAGCTTGCATATTATAAAGCACAAGGAAAGATTGCTGCCATTACCGGTACCAATGGTAAGACAACAACAACTTCACTTGTGGGAGATATCATGAAAAACTTCTATCAGGAAGTTTTTGTAGTAGGTAATATCGGAATACCTTATACAGATGTATCGAAAAACACAACGAAGGATTCTGTTACTGTAATTGAAATGAGCAGCTTTCAGCTTGAAACTATTATCGATTTTAAGCCCAATGTCAGCGCTATTCTAAATATTACCCCGGATCATCTTAACCGCCATCATACAATGGAGAATTATATTGCTGCAAAGCTTGCTATTACAAAGAACCAAGGTACAGAAGATGTCTGTATTTTGAATTATGAAGATGAAGTCCTAAGAGAAGCAGGAAAAGTTTTAAAAACAAATGTTATGTACTTCAGCAGTTTGCGGAAACTTGACAAAGGAATCTACCTGGATGGTGATAACATTGTTTATAATGATGGCAATACGAGTCAGGTTATAGTTGATGTAACCCAGATGAATATATTTGGCAGACACAGTTATGAAAACACAATGGCTGCTATAGGTATTGCTATTTCTCTTCAAGTTCCTTATGAGTGTATCAACAAGGCAGTAAGAGAGTTTGTTGCCATAGAACACAGAATAGAATTTGTAACTACAAAAAATGGTGTCAAATATTATAACGACTCTAAAGGAACTAATCCGGATGCATCCATTAAAGCAATAGAATCCATGCCTTCTCCTACCTGCCTGATAGCGGGAGGATATGATAAAGGATCTGAGTACGATGAGTGGGTTGATGCATTTGGAGAAAAAATCAAAGCACTTATTTTGATAGGACAGACAAAAGACAAAATTGAGGCAGCTGCAAGAGCCCATGGTTTTACTGAAATATATAAAGTAGAATCACTTGAAGAAGCTGTTGTGACCTGCTATAAACTATCACAGGAAGGAGACTGTGTTCTTCTCTCCCCTGCCTGTGCAAGCTGGGATATGTTTCCCAATTATGAAGAAAGAGGACGTCTCTTTAAAGAATACGTAAGAAATCTATAG
- a CDS encoding sigma-E processing peptidase SpoIIGA → MQVEVYVDVIFLINFILDFVLLVTVKKVLRYVCPLLRVMLGAAVGAAGACLFAVIPEINHILRFLLAYLLLSYFMILTTFGRKKLKEQLRAVVLLYISTYFLGGLLNSLYYYTDFGIYLMHSTNSIWFFIAFLTGIAGMYVFIRFLKRLRVKVSELYQTDLMLNGKTVKAVGFLDTGNCLRDPYFGKPVIITDYTVIEPLLTTSQNTMLQKLLDGSKDSTAINNNTSSSMDIGTLFDMQRKEDYLPIRLIPFHSVGKDGMLPAFELDKIILKEEKEETVREKVLIAVSKQKLSVCKDYQIILHKEIM, encoded by the coding sequence TTGCAGGTAGAAGTCTATGTGGATGTGATTTTTTTAATAAATTTCATCCTGGATTTCGTTCTATTAGTAACAGTAAAAAAAGTATTGAGGTATGTTTGCCCTCTCTTAAGGGTTATGCTGGGAGCGGCTGTTGGAGCCGCTGGTGCCTGCCTGTTTGCAGTGATTCCTGAAATAAATCATATTCTCAGATTTCTTTTAGCCTATCTGCTGCTAAGCTACTTCATGATTTTAACTACCTTTGGAAGAAAAAAACTGAAGGAACAGTTAAGAGCAGTGGTGTTATTATACATATCAACTTATTTTTTAGGAGGACTGCTTAACAGTCTATATTATTATACTGATTTTGGCATATATCTTATGCATAGCACAAACTCAATCTGGTTTTTTATAGCATTTCTAACAGGAATAGCTGGAATGTATGTGTTTATCAGATTCTTAAAAAGACTAAGAGTAAAAGTGTCAGAGCTTTATCAAACAGACCTTATGCTAAACGGTAAGACAGTAAAGGCAGTCGGCTTCCTGGATACGGGTAATTGCTTAAGGGACCCATATTTTGGTAAGCCTGTGATTATAACGGATTATACGGTGATTGAACCCTTATTGACGACTTCACAGAATACTATGTTGCAAAAATTATTGGATGGCTCAAAAGATAGCACAGCTATTAATAATAACACGAGTTCATCTATGGACATTGGCACACTATTCGATATGCAGAGAAAGGAAGATTATCTTCCTATAAGGTTAATTCCTTTTCACTCGGTTGGAAAGGATGGAATGCTGCCTGCCTTCGAGCTGGATAAGATTATTCTGAAGGAAGAAAAGGAAGAAACCGTTCGGGAAAAAGTTCTGATTGCGGTCAGCAAACAGAAGTTATCCGTCTGTAAGGATTATCAAATCATTTTACATAAGGAGATTATGTGA
- the sigE gene encoding RNA polymerase sporulation sigma factor SigE: protein MLLKITIPNKFTFRLIPDFRSILFNGRGEIHYIGGAEVLPAPLDSVREAQEIARLGTDDDTEAKSILVEHNLRLVVYIAKKFDNTGVGVEDLISIGTIGLIKAINTYNPDKNIKLATYASRCIENEILMYLRRNNKTKLEVSIDEPLNVDWDGNELLLSDILGTEEDVIYRNIEEEVDRKLLGKALSKLSERERIIVQLRFGINTEDGNERTQKEVADLLGISQSYISRLEKKIIKRLKKEMLRLE, encoded by the coding sequence ATGCTTTTAAAAATAACAATTCCGAATAAGTTTACTTTTCGGTTGATTCCTGACTTTAGGAGTATTTTATTTAATGGGCGCGGTGAGATTCATTATATCGGCGGAGCGGAAGTTCTTCCTGCACCTCTTGATTCCGTTAGGGAGGCCCAGGAAATAGCACGGCTTGGAACAGATGATGATACCGAGGCAAAATCAATATTAGTGGAACATAATCTCAGATTAGTAGTTTACATAGCAAAAAAATTTGACAATACCGGTGTCGGTGTGGAGGATTTAATATCGATAGGAACGATCGGATTAATTAAGGCCATAAACACATATAATCCGGACAAAAACATAAAACTTGCAACTTACGCCTCTAGGTGTATTGAAAATGAAATATTAATGTATCTGAGGAGGAACAATAAAACCAAGCTGGAGGTATCTATTGATGAACCTCTTAATGTGGATTGGGATGGGAATGAGCTTCTCTTGTCCGATATACTTGGGACAGAAGAGGATGTTATCTACCGGAACATTGAAGAGGAAGTTGACAGAAAACTCTTAGGAAAAGCACTTTCAAAATTAAGTGAGCGGGAGAGGATAATTGTCCAGCTAAGGTTTGGAATTAACACAGAGGACGGCAATGAAAGAACACAAAAAGAGGTAGCGGACCTGCTTGGAATTTCTCAATCTTACATATCACGTTTGGAAAAGAAAATTATTAAGCGATTGAAAAAAGAAATGCTCCGGCTAGAATAA
- a CDS encoding cell division protein FtsQ/DivIB, with the protein MKTRPDKKRKIVILFVLFILLGGFLLYSTCSLKTVNITGSTHYSEKELKQELLTSRTDGNSILFYLRMKYGSKQIIPFVEDVTVKLINSHTVNIRVYEKPVIGCIQYMGSYMYFDKDGIMVESSEKKLKGVPFVTGLHFNSFVLHDKIDTSKKELFPVILELTRLIQKFSLKVDTIQFNEESEVLIKSGKNEILLGNRDTYDEQMAQLETILPKADGKRLLIDMKNFVVGQEKIVAKPIE; encoded by the coding sequence TTGAAAACACGACCGGATAAAAAAAGAAAGATAGTAATACTGTTTGTTCTTTTTATTCTGCTTGGAGGATTCCTGCTTTATTCAACCTGTAGTCTGAAGACGGTAAATATAACCGGCAGTACTCATTACAGTGAGAAAGAGTTAAAGCAGGAATTACTTACAAGTAGGACAGATGGAAATTCCATTTTATTCTATCTGAGGATGAAGTATGGCAGTAAGCAAATAATTCCCTTTGTTGAGGATGTTACTGTTAAGCTCATTAATAGCCATACGGTAAATATTCGTGTATATGAAAAACCGGTTATTGGTTGTATTCAATATATGGGGAGTTATATGTATTTTGACAAAGATGGTATCATGGTAGAAAGCTCAGAAAAGAAACTTAAGGGTGTACCTTTTGTTACAGGTCTTCATTTTAATAGCTTTGTACTCCATGACAAGATTGACACCAGTAAAAAAGAATTATTTCCAGTAATCCTTGAACTTACCAGATTGATTCAGAAATTCAGTCTGAAGGTTGACACAATACAGTTTAATGAGGAGTCAGAAGTATTGATAAAAAGCGGGAAAAATGAAATTCTTTTAGGTAACAGAGATACTTATGATGAGCAAATGGCGCAGCTGGAAACTATACTGCCGAAAGCAGATGGAAAAAGGCTACTTATTGATATGAAGAATTTTGTGGTAGGGCAGGAAAAAATTGTTGCCAAGCCTATCGAATAA
- the ftsZ gene encoding cell division protein FtsZ: MLEIRTSEAESTAKILVIGVGGAGNNAVNRMIEQNIIGVEFICVNTDKQHLKNCKAPQCVQIGEKLTKGLGAGAQPEIGAQAAEESKEELIEIIKGADMVFVTCGMGGGTGTGAAPVVAQIAKDMGILTVGIVTKPFKFEAKARMNNALSGIERLKEHVDTLIVIPNDKLLEIVDRRTTMPDALKKADEVLQQGVQGITDLINVPGLINLDFADVQTVMKDKGVAHIGIGVGKGDDKCISAVNQAITSPLLETTIQGASHVIINISGDISLIEANEAATMVQELAGETANIIFGAMYDETAPDYVTITVIATGLEGAAGNVRAESKGPSFLKQPMGRPEYKFGSQNSVSPFEKAQSQVAAASTTPVSPYGSNLSHHSTRENNDAGSIKIPEFLQKNRNHK; this comes from the coding sequence TTGCTTGAAATAAGAACGAGTGAAGCAGAATCTACTGCAAAAATACTAGTTATCGGAGTAGGAGGTGCAGGAAATAATGCTGTAAATAGAATGATTGAACAAAACATAATAGGCGTGGAATTTATCTGCGTGAACACGGACAAGCAGCACTTAAAAAACTGTAAGGCTCCTCAATGCGTTCAGATTGGAGAAAAGCTTACCAAAGGTCTTGGTGCAGGAGCACAACCGGAAATCGGAGCTCAAGCTGCTGAAGAGAGCAAGGAAGAACTGATAGAAATTATTAAAGGTGCTGATATGGTATTTGTAACCTGTGGTATGGGCGGCGGAACTGGAACCGGTGCAGCGCCTGTAGTAGCTCAGATTGCAAAGGACATGGGTATCCTTACTGTAGGAATTGTAACAAAACCGTTTAAGTTCGAAGCTAAGGCCAGAATGAACAATGCACTTAGTGGTATTGAACGTTTAAAAGAACATGTAGATACATTGATTGTTATACCGAATGATAAGTTGTTAGAAATTGTGGACAGGCGTACTACAATGCCGGATGCTTTAAAGAAAGCAGATGAGGTATTACAACAGGGTGTTCAGGGTATTACAGATTTGATTAATGTTCCAGGACTAATTAATCTGGACTTTGCAGATGTTCAGACAGTTATGAAAGACAAAGGTGTTGCCCATATTGGTATTGGTGTTGGTAAAGGTGATGATAAATGTATTAGTGCAGTGAATCAGGCTATTACCAGTCCCCTTCTTGAAACTACTATACAAGGGGCTTCTCATGTTATCATTAATATCTCCGGAGATATCAGTTTGATTGAAGCAAATGAAGCTGCAACAATGGTTCAGGAGTTAGCAGGTGAAACAGCCAATATTATCTTTGGTGCGATGTATGATGAAACTGCTCCGGATTATGTTACTATAACAGTTATTGCTACCGGTCTTGAAGGAGCGGCAGGTAATGTCAGAGCAGAATCCAAAGGCCCCAGCTTTTTAAAACAGCCGATGGGAAGACCGGAGTATAAATTTGGAAGCCAAAATTCAGTATCTCCCTTTGAAAAAGCTCAGTCTCAGGTTGCTGCTGCAAGCACAACTCCTGTATCACCTTACGGAAGCAATCTTTCCCATCATTCCACAAGAGAGAACAACGATGCGGGAAGTATTAAGATACCTGAATTTCTTCAGAAGAATCGGAATCATAAGTAA
- the nrdR gene encoding transcriptional regulator NrdR: MRCPFCGDENTRVIDSRPAEDGSSIRRRRQCDECSKRFTTYEKVEAIPLVVIKKDNNREPYDRSKIEAGVFRSCHKRPISVDQMKSLVDEVENTIFNKEEKEIKSSAIGEILMDKLKDLDAVAYVRFASVYREFKDVNTFMDELKKILDSKQ, translated from the coding sequence ATGAGGTGCCCCTTTTGTGGTGACGAAAATACAAGAGTAATTGATTCCAGACCGGCGGAGGACGGAAGTTCCATTCGAAGAAGACGGCAGTGCGATGAATGCTCCAAACGGTTTACTACCTATGAAAAAGTGGAAGCTATTCCTTTGGTAGTAATAAAAAAAGATAACAACAGAGAACCATATGACAGATCTAAAATTGAAGCAGGTGTATTCAGATCCTGTCATAAACGTCCCATATCCGTTGATCAGATGAAATCCTTGGTAGATGAAGTAGAAAATACCATATTTAATAAGGAAGAAAAAGAAATCAAAAGCTCAGCCATTGGTGAAATTTTGATGGATAAACTAAAGGATCTGGATGCGGTGGCTTATGTAAGATTTGCTTCTGTGTACAGGGAATTCAAAGATGTAAATACCTTTATGGATGAACTGAAAAAAATATTGGATTCAAAGCAATAG
- a CDS encoding FtsW/RodA/SpoVE family cell cycle protein, whose product MTREDRDKGKSNKLHSYYDYNLLFLTIFLVCFGLVMVYSTSSYNAARETGNPAFYLEKQGAFAIFGVVVMLIVSKIDYRIYKHKLPVLKIRPIIALYFVCILLQIAVLIFAKEINGSKRWLSLGPLGTFQPSELSKVGIILFTAYVVSLAPKKLDKFTGFIRILILVLPLIGLVLSQNFSTALVMGLIMVAICFVASRKKLYFFVSGGLLAGLGSIFIFFVSYRSERIEVWKNVETHPKGYQILQGLYAIASGRIFGKGLGESMQKLGFIPESHNDMIFAVICEELGLFGAVAVILLFVLIIWRLFVIAVNAPDLFGGLIATGVLTHIAAQVLINVAVVTNTIPSTGIPLPFISYGGSSLLVLLAEMGIVLSVSNQIKYER is encoded by the coding sequence ATGACAAGAGAAGACAGAGATAAAGGAAAATCGAATAAACTTCATAGCTATTATGACTACAACCTTCTGTTTCTCACTATCTTTTTAGTATGTTTCGGATTGGTAATGGTGTATAGCACCAGTTCCTATAACGCTGCCAGAGAAACAGGAAATCCTGCGTTTTATCTGGAGAAACAAGGGGCATTTGCTATATTTGGTGTGGTTGTAATGCTTATAGTATCAAAGATTGATTATAGAATCTATAAACATAAACTGCCTGTGTTAAAAATAAGGCCGATTATTGCTTTATATTTTGTCTGTATACTGTTGCAGATAGCGGTTTTAATCTTTGCAAAAGAAATAAATGGTTCAAAACGGTGGCTGTCCCTTGGGCCTCTTGGTACTTTCCAGCCTTCAGAATTATCAAAAGTTGGTATTATTCTTTTTACAGCATATGTAGTCAGCTTGGCACCTAAAAAGCTTGATAAATTTACTGGATTTATTAGAATTTTAATTTTGGTCCTTCCCCTTATCGGGCTTGTCTTATCGCAGAATTTCAGTACTGCTTTGGTAATGGGTCTTATCATGGTTGCAATTTGTTTTGTAGCCAGTAGAAAAAAGCTGTATTTTTTTGTATCAGGTGGTTTACTGGCAGGACTTGGTTCCATCTTTATCTTCTTTGTAAGTTATCGAAGCGAAAGAATTGAGGTATGGAAAAATGTTGAGACACATCCAAAGGGCTATCAGATACTTCAGGGTTTATATGCCATAGCCTCCGGAAGAATCTTCGGCAAAGGTCTTGGCGAAAGTATGCAAAAGCTTGGTTTTATACCAGAATCACATAACGATATGATATTTGCGGTTATATGTGAAGAACTTGGTTTGTTTGGAGCGGTTGCGGTTATTCTGCTCTTTGTACTTATTATTTGGAGACTTTTTGTTATAGCAGTTAACGCTCCTGACTTATTTGGCGGCCTTATCGCTACAGGCGTTCTGACACATATAGCAGCACAAGTACTTATTAATGTTGCAGTAGTAACAAATACAATTCCCTCAACAGGAATCCCACTACCCTTTATATCCTACGGAGGCAGCTCGCTGCTGGTATTGCTGGCGGAGATGGGGATTGTTCTAAGTGTTTCGAATCAGATAAAATATGAAAGATAG